The following proteins are co-located in the Solanum pennellii chromosome 8, SPENNV200 genome:
- the LOC107028378 gene encoding polyphenol oxidase F, chloroplastic — translation MSSSTANTLPLLSTNKSLSSPFTNNNSTFLAKPSQPFLHGKRCQSFKVSCNVGEHDKNLDAVDRRNVLLGLGGLYGAANLAPLASAAPIPPPDLKSCGVAHIDDKGTNVSYSCCPPVPDDIDSVPYYKFPPMTKLRIRPPAHAADEEYVAKYQLATSRMRELDKDPFDPLGFKQQANIHCAYCNGAYKIGGKELQVHFSWLFFPFHRWYLYFYERILGSLINDPTFALPYWNWDHPKGMRIPPMFDREGSSLYDEKRNQNHRNGTIIDLGHFGKDVETPQLQIMTNNLTLMYRQMVTNAPCPSQFFGAAYPLGSDPEPGMGTIENIPHTPVHIWTGDSPRQEHGEDMGNFYSAGLDPLFYCHHANVDRMWNEWKLIGGKRRDLSNKDWLNSEFFFYDENRNPYRVKVRDCLDSKKMGFDYAPMPTPWRNFKPIRRSSSGKVNTASIASVTKVFPLAKLDRAISFSITRPASSRTTQEKNEQEEILTFNKMAYDDTKYVRFDVFLNVDKTVNADELDKAEFAGSYTSLPHVHGNNDNHVKDVTFTLAITELLEDIGLEDEDTIAVTLVPKVGGEGVSIESVEIKLEDC, via the coding sequence ATGTCTTCTTCTACTGCTAATACTCTTCCTTTATTATCAACCAACAAATCCCTCTCTTCTCCCTTCACCAACAACAACTCTACTTTCTTAGCAAAACCCTCTCAACCTTTCCTCCATGGAAAGCGTTGTCAAAGTTTCAAGGTTTCATGCAACGTTGGCGAGCATGACAAAAACCTTGACGCTGTTGATAGGCGAAATGTTCTTTTAGGGTTAGGAGGTCTTTATGGTGCAGCTAATCTTGCACCATTAGCCTCTGCTGCTCCTATACCACCTCCTGATCTCAAGTCTTGTGGTGTTGCCCATATAGATGATAAAGGTACTAATGTTTCATACAGTTGTTGCCCTCCTGTACCTGATGATATCGATAGCGTTCCGTACTACAAGTTCCCTCCTATGACTAAACTCCGCATCCGCCCCCCTGCTCATGCGGCGGATGAGGAGTATGTAGCCAAGTATCAATTGGCTACAAGTCGAATGAGGGAACTTGATAAAGACCCTTTTGACCCTCTTGGCTTTAAACAACAAGCTAATATTCATTGTGCTTATTGTAACGGTGCTTACAAAATTGGTGGTAAAGAATTGCAAGTTCATTTCTCGTGGCTTTTCTTTCCGTTTCATAGATGGTACTTGTACTTTTACGAAAGGATATTGGGCTCACTTATTAATGATCCAACTTTTGCTTTACCATACTGGAATTGGGATCATCCAAAAGGTATGCGTATACCTCCCATGTTTGATCGTGAGGGATCATCTCTTTACGATGAGAAACGTAACCAAAATCATCGCAATGGAACTATTATTGATCTTGGTCATTTTGGTAAGGACGTCGAAACACCTCAGCTACAGATAATGACTAATAATTTAACACTAATGTACCGTCAAATGGTTACTAATGCTCCTTGCCCGTCTCAATTCTTCGGTGCTGCTTACCCTCTGGGTTCTGATCCAGAACCAGGAATGGGTACTATTGAGAATATTCCTCATACACCCGTCCATATCTGGACCGGTGATAGTCCTAGACAAGAACACGGTGAAGACATGGGTAATTTCTATTCAGCTGGTTTAGACCCGCTTTTCTACTGTCACCACGCTAATGTGGACAGGATGTGGAATGAATGGAAATTAATTGGCGGGAAAAGAAGGGATTTATCAAATAAAGATTGGTTGAACTCTGAATTCTTTTTCTACGATGAAAATCGTAACCCTTACCGCGTGAAAGTCCGTGATTGTTTGGACAGTAAAAAAATGGGATTTGATTACGCGCCAATGCCTACTCCATGGCGTAATTTTAAACCAATCAGAAGGTCATCATCAGGAAAAGTGAATACAGCGTCAATTGCATCAGTTACCAAGGTGTTCCCACTGGCCAAGCTGGACCGTGCGATTTCGTTCTCTATCACGCGGCCAGCTTCGTCAAGGACAACACAAGAGAAAAACGAGCAAGAGGAGATTCTGACATTCAATAAAATGGCATATGATGATACGAAGTATGTAAGGTTCGATGTGTTTTTGAACGTTGACAAAACTGTGAATGCAGATGAACTTGATAAGGCGGAGTTTGCGGGGAGTTATACTAGCTTGCCTCATGTTCATGGAAATAATGATAATCATGTTAAGGATGTTACTTTTACGCTGGCGATAACTGAACTGTTGGAGGATATTGGATTGGAAGATGAAGATACTATTGCGGTAACTTTGGTTCCAAAAGTTGGTGGAGAAGGTGTATCCATTGAAAGTGTCGAGATCAAGCTTGAGGATTGTTAA